One genomic region from Sander lucioperca isolate FBNREF2018 chromosome 3, SLUC_FBN_1.2, whole genome shotgun sequence encodes:
- the dna2 gene encoding DNA replication ATP-dependent helicase/nuclease DNA2 isoform X2 — MIRSKLKKTKAPGGQKNISSFFSSQNHHKDLSSSTKLPVTGTALARTEPKIIDGETSTFGPYSPLKRSILGDLENLLPSSPDLLLSVPETPISQIRLASSSSSRNADRRSPQPSREVVSLEKLCQLSPICRSPRSKGQSARRLMTEEGGKTKREEGCSGSVKRLISPPQESHKAKRPRNANPPAQRTALSPTGSNLKVTRPLIGPLKTPHFSSDQSEKSEGHTRGTEVVFNENNSFGEQRRHKRDEEEEDSGFTVITEQKATGDKANGNPHTCLDKDTHTLTAHMHKPSVQAITPTTQRSAKEGEIDLIKLGATSTTVTSNGDGDNLTSSDQGRAGENTGMASVDDTLDESWFAEQMDHNEGLVTEDKSKKPRKVPDHVILSGGLNNRYWVLDVGERPGHKTLTISCSKSLHPTETCLLKDGWEMTPVCHGDVVHLEGRSDAGSWVVDREQGFLVLLPDSLISGTSISSSIRCMRRAVLGDMFKSFDGGSKQMLNGTMVHEVFQRAATAKDFSLETLSKLANQALCSPQYLGDMYSLGVSQEEMKQELHDYLPSLEHWAKEYLSSPTPKAISLKIKARTRCQDLATVVTVAELADIEENVWSPRFGLKGKIDVTARVRIQRPRSGSHNTPEERTVPLELKTGKESNSIEHRSQVILYTLMSLERYNSEAGFLLYLKTGNLHPVVASHMDSRELLKLRNTLVHHIHNCVEKEAKRSRLSRLPEIVTDRQTCQYCPQKRNCALYERVVDGSAADVREDVVRDFLEQETGHLIPPHLSYFSHWLLLCCLEAASMEAKNGRKRVWLQTAEESEKNGSCVGNVQLSGPVTVQSEGVFLHRFQRSSVVPQKGLASSGLASGDRIVVSDQEGRLVGLATGYLSEVSMTSISCTLDRDLSKFSGVLFRLDGDEGVIGLSTHLTNLSRLMENCQDSDRLRELVVDLRPPEFISNLSSVLPREAKDTVANILKGLNKPQKQAMKKVLLSKDYTLIVGMPGTGKTTTICTLVRILHACGFSVLLTSYTHSAVDNILLKLKRFRVGFLRLGQGQKVHPDILPYTEESARKKGVHSLSELEQLYNKELVVATTCMGIKHPIFTRRRFDFCIVDEASQISQPICLGPLFYAKRFVLVGDHQQLPPIVQNQEARSLGMDESLFKRLELHSGAVVQLNVQYRMNRQIMSLSNSLMYEGRLECGSERTATALLTLPFVLSVQSELSSYSKTHPQHDLAWIQPTLLPSNPVCFLDCSTVPALESVEQGGVSNPTEAALIHKILSLLIKAGCKPSDIGVIAPYRQQLKSISALLQSSAFTGVEVNTVDRYQGRDKSLIIFSFVRSTTDEGNLGELLKDWRRLNVAITRAKHKLLMVGSTKTLRRYAPVEKLLNHLQEENMIIQLPPAAHEALPSMSL; from the exons GACTTGTCATCTTCCACAAAATTGCCTGTCACTGGCACTGCACTAGCCAGGACTGAACCTAAGATCATAGATGGTGAAACCTCGACATTCGGACCCTATTCCCCCTTAAAGAGGAGTATCCTTGGGGACCTTGAAAACCTCCTGCCCTCCTCACCAGATCTTCTCCTCTCTGTGCCTGAGACCCCCATCAGTCAGATCAGGCTTGCTTCATCTTCTTCCTCCAGAAATGCAGATCGACGGAGCCCCCAGCCCAGCAGAGAGGTGGTGAGCCTGGAGAAGCTTTGCCAATTGTCTCCCATCTGTCGTAGTCCCCGCTCCAAAGGGCAGAGTGCACGGAGGCTTATGActgaggagggagggaaaacCAAGAGGGAAGAAGGATGTTCTGGCTCCGTAAAAAGACTCATCAGCCCTCCTCAAGAGTCTCACAAGGCCAAGAGACCAAGAAATGCCAATCCACCGGCCCAAAGAACTGCGCTCAGCCCTACAGGTAGCAATCTGAAAGTAACAAGGCCTTTGATTGGCCCTTTAAAGACACCTCATTTCTCCAGTGACCAGTCTGAGAAGTCAGAGGGTCACACCAGAGGTACTGAAGTAGTCTTTAATGAAAACAACTCTTTTGGGGAACAGAGAAGACATaagagagatgaagaggaggaagattcTGGTTTTACTGTGATAACAGAGCAGAAAGCAACAGGGGACAAAGCCAATGGAAACCCACACACTTGTCTGGATAAGGATACCCACACTCTTACTGCTCACATGCACAAACCTAGTGTTCAAGCTATCACACCTACAACACAGAGAAGTGCAAAGGAGGGAGAGATTGACCTTATCAAGTTAGGAGCTACAAGCACAACAGTGACATCGAATGGAGATGGAGACAATTTGACATCATCGGATCAGGGGCGAGCTGGAG AAAATACAGGAATGGCATCAGTGGATGACACGTTGGACGAGAGCTGGTTTGCGGAGCAGATGGATCATAATGAGGGTCTTGTCACAGAGGACAAATCCAAAAAACCCCG TAAGGTGCCAGACCATGTGATCCTTTCTGGAGGCCTAAACAACCGCTACTGGGTTTTAGATGTGGGGGAGAGGCCTGGCCATAAAACACTCACCATCTCGTGCTCCAAATCTCTACATCCAACTGAGACGTGTCTGCTGAAAGATGGATG GGAGATGACGCCTGTTTGTCATGGTGATGTGGTGCATCTAGAGGGCCGCTCTGATGCTGGATCCTGGGTAGTGGACAGGGAGCAGGGCTTCCTGGTTTTACTACCTGATAGCCTTATCTCAGGTACCAGCATCTCTAGCTCCATTCGTTGCATGAGGCGTGCAGTACTCGGAGACATGTTCAAG AGTTTTGACGGTGGCTCCAAGCAAATGCTAAACGGCACCATGGTCCATGAGGTCTTCCAGAGAGCAGCTACAGCCAAAGATTTTTCTCTGGAAACACTGTCTAAGTTGGCTAACCAAGCCCTGTGCAGTCCTCAGTACCTGGGAGACAT GTACAGTTTGGGTGTAAGCCAGGAAGAGATGAAGCAGGAACTGCATGACTATCTGCCCTCACTGGAACATTGGGCAAAGGAATACCTCAGCTCCCCAACACCAAAAGCCATCAGCctcaaaat CAAAGCTCGGACCAGATGTCAGGACTTGGCAACTGTTGTCACGGTAGCAGAGCTGGCAGATATAGAAGAGAATGTGTGGTCACCGAGATTTGGTCTAAAGGGGAAAATCGATGTGAcggcgcgggttcgaatccaaaGACCACGAAGCGGTAGTCACAATACCCCGGAAGAGAGGACTGTCCCCCTGGAGCTGAAAACTGGGAAGGAGTCAAACTCGATAGAGCATCGCAGTCAG gTGATTCTTTACACTCTGATGAGCTTGGAGAGATACAATTCTGAAGCTGGCTTCCTGCTTTACCTCAAGACTGGCAACCTGCATCCTGTAGTGGCCAGCCACATGGACAGCAGAG AGCTGCTGAAGCTGAGGAACACCTTGGTTCATCACATTCACAACTGTGTGGAGAAAGAGGCGAAGCGGAGCCGTTTGTCTAGACTTCCTGAAAtcgtgacagacagacaaacctgCCAGTATTGTCCTCAGAAGAGAAACTGTGCTTTATATGAGAG GGTGGTCGATGGTAGCGCTGCAGACGTCCGCGAGGATGTTGTGCGTGACTTCCTAGAGCAGGAGACAGGTCACCTGATCCCACCACATCTAAGCTATTTTTCCCAttggctgctgctctgctgcctAGAGGCTGCCAGCATGGAGGCCAAGAATGGCCGAAAGCGTGTGTGGCTTCAGACTGCTGAGGAGAG TGAGAAGAATGGGAGCTGCGTGGGGAATGTGCAGCTCAGTGGCCCAGTGACCGTGCAGTCTGAAGGGGTTTTTCTCCATCGTTTCCAGCGAAGCAGTGTGGTGCCACAGAAGGGTTTGGCCAGCAGTGGTTTGGCCAGCGGGGATCGCATTGTTGTTAGTGACCAGGAAGGTCGCCTGGTTGGTTTGGCAACAGGGTACCTGTCTGAGGTCAGCATGACATCGATCAGCTGCACTCTGGACAG AGACCTGTCTAAGTTCAGTGGTGTATTGTTTCGATTGGACGGTGATGAAGGTGTGATTGGCCTCAGCACTCACCTCACCAATCTCTCCAGGCTGATGGAAAACTGCCAGGACAG TGATCGCCTGAGGGAGCTGGTTGTTGATCTTCGTCCTCCAGAGTTTATTTCCAACCTCAGTTCTGTTCTGCCAAGAGAGGCCAAGGACACGGTGGCCAACATCCTCAAAG GTCTCAACAAACCACAGAAGCAGGCCATGAAGAAGGTGTTGTTATCTAAAGACTACACACTGATTGTTGGGATGCCAGGCACAGGCAAAACCACAACCATCTGCACCCTG GTTCGCATCCTTCACGCATGTGGGTTCAGTGTGTTGCTGACCAGCTACACCCACTCTGCTGTTGACAACATCCTGCTGAAGCTAAAGCGCTTCAGGGTTGGGTTTCTGCGTCTTGGGCAGGGGCAGAAG GTTCATCCAGACATCCTGCCTTACACAGAGGAAAGTGCGAGGAAGAAGGGAGTTCATAGTCTGTCAGAGTTGGAGCAGCTTTATAACAAGGAG CTGGTAGTGGCAACCACCTGTATGGGCATCAAGCATCCCATTTTCACACGTCGCCGGTTTGATTTCTGCATCGTAGATGAAGCTTCACAGATCAGCCAGCCTATCTGTCTGGGACCCCTGTTCTATGCCAAGAGGTTTGTCCTGGTTGGAGATCACCAACAGCTGCCACCAATAGTACAAAATCAGGAGGCAAG gTCACTTGGGATGGACGAAAGTCTATTTAAGCGACTAGAGCTCCATAGTGGAGCAGTGGTCCAACTCAATGTACAGTACCGGATGAATAG GCAGATAATGTCTCTCAGTAACTCCCTGATGTATGAGGGCCGGCTGGAGTGTGGATCAGAGAGGACAGCCACAGCCCTGCTCACTCTGCCCTTTGTGCTCTCTGTCCAGTCGGAGCTTAGTTCCTACTCTAAGACTCATCCACAGCACGACCTGGCTTGGATACAGCCCACGTTGTTGCCCAGCAACCCTGTTTGCTTCCTAGATTGCTCCACG GTGCCAGCACTAGAGTCTGTGGAGCAGGGGGGCGTAAGCAATCCCACCGAGGCTGCTCTCATACACAAGATCCTTTCACTGCTGATAAAG gCAGGGTGTAAGCCCAGTGATATAGGTGTTATCGCCCCCTACAGACAGCAGTTAAAGAGTATCTCTGCTCTGCTGCAGTCCTCTGCTTTCACCGGTGTGGAGGTGAATACAGTGGACAGATACCAAGGACGGGACAAAAGTCTgatcattttttcttttgtgaGGAGCACTACAGACGAAGGAAAC TTGGGAGAGCTGTTGAAGGACTGGCGTCGCCTGAACGTAGCCATTACCAGGGCTAAACACAAGCTGCTGATGGTGGGCTCTACCAAAACGCTACGACGCTACGCTCCTGTGGAGAAACTACTCAACCATCTCCAGGAAGAGAACATG ATTATCCAGCTCCCGCCAGCTGCCCACGAGGCCTTACCAAGCATGTCCCTTTGA
- the dna2 gene encoding DNA replication ATP-dependent helicase/nuclease DNA2 isoform X1 → MIRSKLKKTKAPGGQKNISSFFSSQNHHKDLSSSTKLPVTGTALARTEPKIIDGETSTFGPYSPLKRSILGDLENLLPSSPDLLLSVPETPISQIRLASSSSSRNADRRSPQPSREVVSLEKLCQLSPICRSPRSKGQSARRLMTEEGGKTKREEGCSGSVKRLISPPQESHKAKRPRNANPPAQRTALSPTGSNLKVTRPLIGPLKTPHFSSDQSEKSEGHTRGTEVVFNENNSFGEQRRHKRDEEEEDSGFTVITEQKATGDKANGNPHTCLDKDTHTLTAHMHKPSVQAITPTTQRSAKEGEIDLIKLGATSTTVTSNGDGDNLTSSDQGRAGENTGMASVDDTLDESWFAEQMDHNEGLVTEDKSKKPRKVPDHVILSGGLNNRYWVLDVGERPGHKTLTISCSKSLHPTETCLLKDGWEMTPVCHGDVVHLEGRSDAGSWVVDREQGFLVLLPDSLISGTSISSSIRCMRRAVLGDMFKSFDGGSKQMLNGTMVHEVFQRAATAKDFSLETLSKLANQALCSPQYLGDMYSLGVSQEEMKQELHDYLPSLEHWAKEYLSSPTPKAISLKINSKARTRCQDLATVVTVAELADIEENVWSPRFGLKGKIDVTARVRIQRPRSGSHNTPEERTVPLELKTGKESNSIEHRSQVILYTLMSLERYNSEAGFLLYLKTGNLHPVVASHMDSRELLKLRNTLVHHIHNCVEKEAKRSRLSRLPEIVTDRQTCQYCPQKRNCALYERVVDGSAADVREDVVRDFLEQETGHLIPPHLSYFSHWLLLCCLEAASMEAKNGRKRVWLQTAEESEKNGSCVGNVQLSGPVTVQSEGVFLHRFQRSSVVPQKGLASSGLASGDRIVVSDQEGRLVGLATGYLSEVSMTSISCTLDRDLSKFSGVLFRLDGDEGVIGLSTHLTNLSRLMENCQDSDRLRELVVDLRPPEFISNLSSVLPREAKDTVANILKGLNKPQKQAMKKVLLSKDYTLIVGMPGTGKTTTICTLVRILHACGFSVLLTSYTHSAVDNILLKLKRFRVGFLRLGQGQKVHPDILPYTEESARKKGVHSLSELEQLYNKELVVATTCMGIKHPIFTRRRFDFCIVDEASQISQPICLGPLFYAKRFVLVGDHQQLPPIVQNQEARSLGMDESLFKRLELHSGAVVQLNVQYRMNRQIMSLSNSLMYEGRLECGSERTATALLTLPFVLSVQSELSSYSKTHPQHDLAWIQPTLLPSNPVCFLDCSTVPALESVEQGGVSNPTEAALIHKILSLLIKAGCKPSDIGVIAPYRQQLKSISALLQSSAFTGVEVNTVDRYQGRDKSLIIFSFVRSTTDEGNLGELLKDWRRLNVAITRAKHKLLMVGSTKTLRRYAPVEKLLNHLQEENMIIQLPPAAHEALPSMSL, encoded by the exons GACTTGTCATCTTCCACAAAATTGCCTGTCACTGGCACTGCACTAGCCAGGACTGAACCTAAGATCATAGATGGTGAAACCTCGACATTCGGACCCTATTCCCCCTTAAAGAGGAGTATCCTTGGGGACCTTGAAAACCTCCTGCCCTCCTCACCAGATCTTCTCCTCTCTGTGCCTGAGACCCCCATCAGTCAGATCAGGCTTGCTTCATCTTCTTCCTCCAGAAATGCAGATCGACGGAGCCCCCAGCCCAGCAGAGAGGTGGTGAGCCTGGAGAAGCTTTGCCAATTGTCTCCCATCTGTCGTAGTCCCCGCTCCAAAGGGCAGAGTGCACGGAGGCTTATGActgaggagggagggaaaacCAAGAGGGAAGAAGGATGTTCTGGCTCCGTAAAAAGACTCATCAGCCCTCCTCAAGAGTCTCACAAGGCCAAGAGACCAAGAAATGCCAATCCACCGGCCCAAAGAACTGCGCTCAGCCCTACAGGTAGCAATCTGAAAGTAACAAGGCCTTTGATTGGCCCTTTAAAGACACCTCATTTCTCCAGTGACCAGTCTGAGAAGTCAGAGGGTCACACCAGAGGTACTGAAGTAGTCTTTAATGAAAACAACTCTTTTGGGGAACAGAGAAGACATaagagagatgaagaggaggaagattcTGGTTTTACTGTGATAACAGAGCAGAAAGCAACAGGGGACAAAGCCAATGGAAACCCACACACTTGTCTGGATAAGGATACCCACACTCTTACTGCTCACATGCACAAACCTAGTGTTCAAGCTATCACACCTACAACACAGAGAAGTGCAAAGGAGGGAGAGATTGACCTTATCAAGTTAGGAGCTACAAGCACAACAGTGACATCGAATGGAGATGGAGACAATTTGACATCATCGGATCAGGGGCGAGCTGGAG AAAATACAGGAATGGCATCAGTGGATGACACGTTGGACGAGAGCTGGTTTGCGGAGCAGATGGATCATAATGAGGGTCTTGTCACAGAGGACAAATCCAAAAAACCCCG TAAGGTGCCAGACCATGTGATCCTTTCTGGAGGCCTAAACAACCGCTACTGGGTTTTAGATGTGGGGGAGAGGCCTGGCCATAAAACACTCACCATCTCGTGCTCCAAATCTCTACATCCAACTGAGACGTGTCTGCTGAAAGATGGATG GGAGATGACGCCTGTTTGTCATGGTGATGTGGTGCATCTAGAGGGCCGCTCTGATGCTGGATCCTGGGTAGTGGACAGGGAGCAGGGCTTCCTGGTTTTACTACCTGATAGCCTTATCTCAGGTACCAGCATCTCTAGCTCCATTCGTTGCATGAGGCGTGCAGTACTCGGAGACATGTTCAAG AGTTTTGACGGTGGCTCCAAGCAAATGCTAAACGGCACCATGGTCCATGAGGTCTTCCAGAGAGCAGCTACAGCCAAAGATTTTTCTCTGGAAACACTGTCTAAGTTGGCTAACCAAGCCCTGTGCAGTCCTCAGTACCTGGGAGACAT GTACAGTTTGGGTGTAAGCCAGGAAGAGATGAAGCAGGAACTGCATGACTATCTGCCCTCACTGGAACATTGGGCAAAGGAATACCTCAGCTCCCCAACACCAAAAGCCATCAGCctcaaaat CAACAGCAAAGCTCGGACCAGATGTCAGGACTTGGCAACTGTTGTCACGGTAGCAGAGCTGGCAGATATAGAAGAGAATGTGTGGTCACCGAGATTTGGTCTAAAGGGGAAAATCGATGTGAcggcgcgggttcgaatccaaaGACCACGAAGCGGTAGTCACAATACCCCGGAAGAGAGGACTGTCCCCCTGGAGCTGAAAACTGGGAAGGAGTCAAACTCGATAGAGCATCGCAGTCAG gTGATTCTTTACACTCTGATGAGCTTGGAGAGATACAATTCTGAAGCTGGCTTCCTGCTTTACCTCAAGACTGGCAACCTGCATCCTGTAGTGGCCAGCCACATGGACAGCAGAG AGCTGCTGAAGCTGAGGAACACCTTGGTTCATCACATTCACAACTGTGTGGAGAAAGAGGCGAAGCGGAGCCGTTTGTCTAGACTTCCTGAAAtcgtgacagacagacaaacctgCCAGTATTGTCCTCAGAAGAGAAACTGTGCTTTATATGAGAG GGTGGTCGATGGTAGCGCTGCAGACGTCCGCGAGGATGTTGTGCGTGACTTCCTAGAGCAGGAGACAGGTCACCTGATCCCACCACATCTAAGCTATTTTTCCCAttggctgctgctctgctgcctAGAGGCTGCCAGCATGGAGGCCAAGAATGGCCGAAAGCGTGTGTGGCTTCAGACTGCTGAGGAGAG TGAGAAGAATGGGAGCTGCGTGGGGAATGTGCAGCTCAGTGGCCCAGTGACCGTGCAGTCTGAAGGGGTTTTTCTCCATCGTTTCCAGCGAAGCAGTGTGGTGCCACAGAAGGGTTTGGCCAGCAGTGGTTTGGCCAGCGGGGATCGCATTGTTGTTAGTGACCAGGAAGGTCGCCTGGTTGGTTTGGCAACAGGGTACCTGTCTGAGGTCAGCATGACATCGATCAGCTGCACTCTGGACAG AGACCTGTCTAAGTTCAGTGGTGTATTGTTTCGATTGGACGGTGATGAAGGTGTGATTGGCCTCAGCACTCACCTCACCAATCTCTCCAGGCTGATGGAAAACTGCCAGGACAG TGATCGCCTGAGGGAGCTGGTTGTTGATCTTCGTCCTCCAGAGTTTATTTCCAACCTCAGTTCTGTTCTGCCAAGAGAGGCCAAGGACACGGTGGCCAACATCCTCAAAG GTCTCAACAAACCACAGAAGCAGGCCATGAAGAAGGTGTTGTTATCTAAAGACTACACACTGATTGTTGGGATGCCAGGCACAGGCAAAACCACAACCATCTGCACCCTG GTTCGCATCCTTCACGCATGTGGGTTCAGTGTGTTGCTGACCAGCTACACCCACTCTGCTGTTGACAACATCCTGCTGAAGCTAAAGCGCTTCAGGGTTGGGTTTCTGCGTCTTGGGCAGGGGCAGAAG GTTCATCCAGACATCCTGCCTTACACAGAGGAAAGTGCGAGGAAGAAGGGAGTTCATAGTCTGTCAGAGTTGGAGCAGCTTTATAACAAGGAG CTGGTAGTGGCAACCACCTGTATGGGCATCAAGCATCCCATTTTCACACGTCGCCGGTTTGATTTCTGCATCGTAGATGAAGCTTCACAGATCAGCCAGCCTATCTGTCTGGGACCCCTGTTCTATGCCAAGAGGTTTGTCCTGGTTGGAGATCACCAACAGCTGCCACCAATAGTACAAAATCAGGAGGCAAG gTCACTTGGGATGGACGAAAGTCTATTTAAGCGACTAGAGCTCCATAGTGGAGCAGTGGTCCAACTCAATGTACAGTACCGGATGAATAG GCAGATAATGTCTCTCAGTAACTCCCTGATGTATGAGGGCCGGCTGGAGTGTGGATCAGAGAGGACAGCCACAGCCCTGCTCACTCTGCCCTTTGTGCTCTCTGTCCAGTCGGAGCTTAGTTCCTACTCTAAGACTCATCCACAGCACGACCTGGCTTGGATACAGCCCACGTTGTTGCCCAGCAACCCTGTTTGCTTCCTAGATTGCTCCACG GTGCCAGCACTAGAGTCTGTGGAGCAGGGGGGCGTAAGCAATCCCACCGAGGCTGCTCTCATACACAAGATCCTTTCACTGCTGATAAAG gCAGGGTGTAAGCCCAGTGATATAGGTGTTATCGCCCCCTACAGACAGCAGTTAAAGAGTATCTCTGCTCTGCTGCAGTCCTCTGCTTTCACCGGTGTGGAGGTGAATACAGTGGACAGATACCAAGGACGGGACAAAAGTCTgatcattttttcttttgtgaGGAGCACTACAGACGAAGGAAAC TTGGGAGAGCTGTTGAAGGACTGGCGTCGCCTGAACGTAGCCATTACCAGGGCTAAACACAAGCTGCTGATGGTGGGCTCTACCAAAACGCTACGACGCTACGCTCCTGTGGAGAAACTACTCAACCATCTCCAGGAAGAGAACATG ATTATCCAGCTCCCGCCAGCTGCCCACGAGGCCTTACCAAGCATGTCCCTTTGA